In Miscanthus floridulus cultivar M001 chromosome 19, ASM1932011v1, whole genome shotgun sequence, the DNA window TTGGTATAGCATAAAATCTTACATTATACAAGTATTATAAAAGTTTCATGAATAAATTTAGTAAACTGATTATCTTTACCATTTTCTATTTATTTTCTAACACTCATTTCGATACACTATAATTTGTATCAGATTGTGATAAATTTGCCAAATACTCTAGATGGGTAATCATAATTTTTTATTTGCGTTTTTAATATTCATTTAGTTGAAACCTTAGCTTAAATTATAGCGGTTCCTGCATCCTTTTTTAAACCATTAATCTATATTTTGgcttataatttttttttatcttaTTAGTTGTTACAATTTATTTGTCCACGTGTTAAGTTTGAACTCTAGTGTTATTGTGTCTTTTATTCAGAATTTCTTTTTATATTTTATGAAAACATGAATTCTAGGTCCAAAGCTCCACTCTTGATAATTACAATCATAGATAGTTGTTTCATCTTGCATTACACTAGTCAAGATGTTGAATTTATTTGTTGTATTGAAGAATTATATGCATAATATTGTTGTTTAATAGAAACATATAGTGCTTAAAACTAAATTAACAGTATTGATATGCTCTAATgtagtactccctctgttctaaattgCAAGTAGTTTTAGATTAGTTCTAATTCAACCTTGTCttactttgaccaagtttataaaaCATATTAAATCTACAAtatcaaataaatgcactataaaaatacatttcagggTGTATCTAATGAATGATGTTATAGATGTTTATGTATTTTTCTTAAAAATTGGTTAAAACTAGAGAAACTTAACTTAAGGCAACGCTAAAAACAATGTACAATTTAGATTGATGGATAACGACTTACAAATATTTCCTTGGAGTATTAAAATAGTTTAAAGTAAACAGCAGTGTGTACGTGGGTTTGTCAAAATATCTTTCCACAATTGATAGACTATTAAAATAATTGTTCCAAAAAAACACTAttaaaataattatttttttatgtaTCTATATTTATTTGGTCCACATGGTGGCATACAATATTTTTAATTAAATTGTGATAGAAGTGTGCAGTTTAGAAACACGTATAGCGTATCTTTTATTATCGAAATATTCTCCCTAATGGATTGTATTGGTATTTAGACAAAATTTGAGGTATATTTTAGTTTATTTATTATAACAACAGAGTTGGGTAATCTAGATATAATTAAATTAGTATTTTAATAATTTTTTATAATTGCataggtgggtaatttagatgcaaattttggtcattttaaattatctttcataatggcaagTGGAGGTAATTTAGATCCAAATTTGGGATGTTACTTTATATATTTTTGTAATGGTAAAGATGGATAGTTTTTAGAAAATATAATAGCTCCAATGGCTATTATTGGTGATAATAATTATAATAATCTATCAAATAAAAGCATAGATGTTTATGAATTTTATGAGTATTTATATAATCTATTTTTTCCTAGTGTGTCTCATAAGGAGTAACTGTTTGAATCCTTCTAATAGTAAGATTGAATTAATAAAGTTGAGTTGGTGGCATGGTCCTTTCAGTTTTGACATGTCCAGATTCAGCTTATTTTTCAGAAGTCTCGTTGCGTGCCCATTCGTagtgatcatcaccatgcccCAGCTTCCATTTTATTTTTGCCCACATGCTTCTTCTGCAATGGGATGCAATCAGAGAGCTGCAGAAGTGGACCAGCTGCCCACCTTGGCCTTTCACTTTGCTGTCTGTCTGAGTCTCAGTCCTGTTTCCTGTGTCCTGCAACTGGAGTAGTACCTGCCGAAAGCAAAACAGGGAAAATAATCATGAACCGAAGCATACTTCACTGATTTATAGATTTGTAGTAGCTTCCAACATTACTCCatctatcaaaaaaaaaaaaaaacgattgCAACTGGAGGTTGCGTGCTAGTTAAAGTGGTCTATGTTTGAGCAAATTTCTAGTGAATgacattaatatttatgtctccaaatcaagttattatgaaaatatattttgtaattaatctaatgatatttatttgataatgTGCAAAATGAATTGGTCAAATTTAAAATAGTAAAACATGatactgtgctagaattgcattctttccaATATGGAGGTACACAAACCAAAACTAGCTGATAAGAACCCTTCAAGTTTGCCAACAATCTCTGATAGAACTCCATAATAAAGCCCAGACATACGACATGGCACATACATTACAGGGTGGAAACCAGATCGAGTGACCAAATGGTACGGGGCGATCGCCTCATCAAGGGAATGATGACAGTGACATCCACATTATCCACACATGCACCAGACTGGAAAGAACACTGATCTGGGTCGTGGACCGATAGCCACCACGGATCATCAGACGCTGAAGAATCTTTGCACGGACCCATCCGGGCAGAATAAAATTCAGATTCGTGAAACATGCTGGCAGCTGAGCTAGCACGATGATGAAGATTGAAGACGAGCCATCATTTTCGCGTCTCGGAGAAGATCATTGAAATCGTAGAAATTCCGCAGACTCTGTATGCATGCTTCGTTTTCATTTCAGAAGATAATAAGCCCATGGATTTGTCAAAAAAAAAGGCACTGCAGTACTGCACACCAACATACACTCTCCTCTTTTCTCTTCACTCCACCCTCTAAACACCGCTGATTACACAGCATAAAGCAATAATACTACACATAATTCTTTGACAAGAACATTCATCATTTTCAACAGTAAATGCAAACCGGTGGCTATGATCTCCTTGATCTTTTAGATTTCTTTAGAATAAATATccttatttttaataaaatttaaAAAGACTTTTGACTAAGAAGCACAATAGGCACAAGGGTTTAAACTTAATTTGGGAAACAaatcaaaattttaaaataaaaatcTAAATTTATGATGCCATGCGATATGTCTATAACAAGATACACGATAACTTAAGCTGAGGTTTCAAATAAATGCATATGGAAGGTACATGGAGGTGCCACACAAATGGAGAAAAACTATGGATGTGGATGAAAGCATACAATGAGTAATTGATAATTTTATCAAAACTAGATAATGATTCCATAGTATCTATATATGTGTATCGTGTtagaaaatgaaaaagaaaaaaagtgcATAGGTAAGTATTTTTATTAGCTGTAGATATTAAGCATAAGAGGCTCTTGCATTCTTACCCTTATTTTGGGTCTAATTATAATTTTACCcttatttttttaactttgtgattttgctctTGCTTTTCCAAAACAAAGACAGAGTTTTCCTTTCTTTCGTTCAGTTCAGACGAGTTAACAATGTCAGTTCATCTAATAAAAACTAGTTTTCCCATGTAAATTTGCTCCTAGCTTTTGAGTACTCTATGATAACCTCTATTTCGACATCAAATATTTGGACAACATTTTGAAAGAGTTATTACAACAAAATTTGAAAAATGTTTCAAATCTAAACAAAGTTTAACAAGTTGCACATGCTTAATCAACTATCCACCTAGAAGTCGGAGGGTTAGCACAAGGTCACGGTTATTGTCatctttcaattttttttttgaattttttcttttaatttaatATTTTTGTATGACCTTAGCTAACATACTATAGAACAGGAGTGGACGGTGGCTTCAGATTCAAAAGACAACATGTATAGATTAAGCATGCCTGCCTTTTTAAACATCTTGGACAAAATGACTTCTATAATTGGTACCTGAAATCGatgacatgcatgcatgccttTTCAAACTATACATTACTACCAGACTCCTTATTTGATACTAAAATTGTTTGGATACCTTGTATTTCAATAGGAATCATCTGCATAAAACTCAAGGGCGACATATGCATCTTAATAATTCTATGCCTTTATGAACTTTCTATGTAGGTGATTTTAACTGTTGAATCTTCAGTTATACTCAAATTATACAGCACTGTTGATGATCACTCCCTCGCATCTAGCAGACTTAAACAAAAATTTCAATAGTCAGGAAAATAATCTACGAAATTTTGATCAGCGATGCAGTAGGATGCATCAATGCCTGGACCTTATCACTCTAACTGAAACATGTTTTTTCTCTCCCTTAATTGAAGCATGTTTTTTCCATGCCACGGGTCCTCTAACATTCCGTCAAAGGTTGTCAGGTACCTAATAATTAGATGAATCAAATACCTTTTATATATGTTTCATTATTGACAAAGATGATGCAAAATTGGAGGCAAAAAAGATCCTGAATCTGACATAGTGTGTCTTCATGGTCTTAATGTATCTGCAAGTGTTTTTCGAAGAATATTGCTAACTCTTGCAATGTTGCTTACTGATGCATTAGGGATTTTTATAAGAATCACAGATTAAAGGATGAATGCAAAGTCAGTACCATGTAAATTGTGCAGCATAATTTTAGAGTTTTAAGGCGATATCCTACAGCATGCTTTACAAAGCTGACCGGCTTTACCTTCAAGTTGACACGACCAGAGAAAGCAACTACAGGTAGCATTTTACTTCATCACCATAAACTGATAAACTTTCGCACTGAAGATCGAAGAACAGTAGCTTGTAGCTTACCAACCCATGGAAATGCAGAATACATCTTTCATCTGTTTTGCAGTAGGACACTTGCCGAACTTGTTATGGATGCCAGTGTCTTGGAGCTCACCTTCCAAGTGTAACATGTTCTCCATGACAATGAGCAGCATGGGCCATTCACAATACAGAATTTCCTCAATATCGTCGTCGTGGTTGTACTGATACAAGTGGCTTCTTACATTTCTGTTGAGCCTCAATAGATCGATTGTAGTCCTTTTGTACTCGTTTTTAACATTTACAACCCACTGGTTGATCTTTGCATTTGCCGTGGCAGTATCCAACCAGTCATTCTTGTAGGGGAGATTGTACAGTATTCTGTTCTTCTTTGATCGGTTTTTCTGACCAAGATAATTGACAATTCTATCGTGTAGCATCAGGAAGACCTCAGTGCTGTGAACACAAGTAACCAAATGAGCCTGTGGTGACAACAACAAAGAGTCAAAGACGATAAAACCGAATAAAAACATTACCGGTTTTTCATGGGCAGCAGGGCAGCATTGTTTACAATCAAGAACTCATCTTTCCTTGTAAGGTTGTTCCTCCTCAAGAGCAAGAGGAAATCCTTGTAGTCCGGAGGCAAGTTGTTGATATCCCCACCCGAGATCGTAATCAACGGCTCCAGCACCCTGGAAAGGTGCTTGTAGTCATCTCTCACACGCTCAATGCTGAAGAAACCTTCGCCAGTGAAACTGACCCCCTTTAGCTTGACATTCCCAGTGCTCCCAATCCAGACGTTGGACACCTGCAGAGGAGCAGTGAGGTACTAGCAGACTGAGTGCTGGTTCCTCAGTATCAATGTAAGTTTTCTGCTAATCCTAGTGGCTTCATCAGATAATCGCCAGAATGTGTTTCTTGTTCCTAACACCGACACCTGGATCAGCATCGCGTTGTTCTTCGCATAGCTCATCGCATCGTGCAGCCTCTCGGCAGAATACTCGTCAATGTCCTCAGTGCTATGAACAAAGAGAGAAAAATGAGTCTGTGGCCAGAGACAATAAAACTGAATCGACGAAGAAACAAAGAGCAGCATCTCACTTGCATTTATACTGAGAAGCCACCACTTCGTCGCCAATTTTTGGACCAGCAGCCTGCCGAAAATACCCAATCAAGCACACGAAACCAAAACATTCAGGTGAAAAAATTGCAAGGAGCCAAGGACTGCTCTGGTCCCAGACTCCCAGTAGAAACAGATTGGTCCAGGAGGATCCTCTGTCCCTTTTGAAGAAAGAACAATCCcttgtattttcttttcttttttttgtttaaaaaaatCTCTTGGCACGGGAAGGTCGTCAAAGGCTGATATTCCTCATATTCCTAGACTAAATTAAGGCAGGCACACATAGGCGATCTACACGATCTATTAGAGGATGACCTTGCATGCACGGATTCGACTACTTCAAAGAAATCATAACCTTTGATCCTGAGAAGGTAAAAATGTACTGTAAATTAAATGGCATTCTTGCTTGTGGCTAAATATGCTGTCAAGGGCATAACATTTTACTAAAGTTAACGGCGACACCTTGAGTTAAGAGTAT includes these proteins:
- the LOC136529009 gene encoding uncharacterized protein, with amino-acid sequence MSYAKNNAMLIQVSNVWIGSTGNVKLKGVSFTGEGFFSIERVRDDYKHLSRVLEPLITISGGDINNLPPDYKDFLLLLRRNNLTRKDEFLIVNNAALLPMKNRTEVFLMLHDRIVNYLGQKNRSKKNRILYNLPYKNDWLDTATANAKINQWVVNVKNEYKRTTIDLLRLNRNVRSHLYQYNHDDDIEEILYCEWPMLLIVMENMLHLEGELQDTGIHNKFGKCPTAKQMKDVFCISMGWYYSSCRTQETGLRLRQTAK